The following are encoded together in the Bacillus cereus group sp. RP43 genome:
- a CDS encoding Hsp20/alpha crystallin family protein, producing the protein MGKKKKDCLFHVDGFEEWMDQFCSDSYSNFSFPNQIHIDLCETEQEYILETDVLNVTEHDVLIKKMETGLNICILHKNTSLQRIIPLPANIIYKKMLACLENGYLAIHISKNEVANTHEEKVFFRIND; encoded by the coding sequence ATGGGCAAGAAAAAGAAGGATTGTCTTTTTCATGTTGATGGTTTCGAAGAATGGATGGATCAATTTTGTTCCGATTCTTATAGTAACTTTAGTTTTCCAAATCAAATTCATATTGACCTTTGTGAAACAGAACAAGAATACATTTTGGAAACAGATGTACTAAATGTAACAGAACATGATGTACTCATTAAAAAGATGGAGACAGGCCTAAACATTTGCATACTTCATAAAAATACTTCTTTACAGCGGATAATTCCTTTACCTGCTAATATTATTTATAAGAAGATGCTAGCCTGCTTAGAGAATGGATATTTAGCCATTCATATTTCCAAAAATGAAGTTGCCAATACGCATGAAGAGAAAGTCTTTTTTCGAATTAACGATTGA
- the acnA gene encoding aconitate hydratase AcnA — protein MVKHNPFQSRATFELDGKTYHYYQLKALENAGVGNVSQLPYSVKVLLESVLRQVDGRVITEEHVTNLAKWGTKDVQDIDVPFKPSRVILQDFTGVPAVVDLASLRKAMADMGGDPDKINPEITVDLVIDHSVQVDRAGTADSLAFNMDLEFKRNEERYKFLSWAQKSFDNYRAVPPATGIVHQVNLEYLAPVVHAVKNAEGDLVAYPDSLVGTDSHTTMINGIGVLGWGVGGIEAEAGMLGQPSYFPVPEVIGVKLTGTLPSGTTATDVALKVTQVLRQKGVVGKFVEFFGSGLKSMPLADRATISNMAPEYGATCGFFPIDDISLEYLRLTGRDEEQIRVVEEYCKANGLFYTADSKDPIYTDLVEIDLNTIESNLSGPKRPQDLIPLSNMKEEFHKAVVAPVGTQGLGFNEQEFDKEVKVTLKDQEVTMKTGGIAIAAITSCTNTSNPYVLIGAGLVAKKAIEKGLKVPGYVKTSLAPGSKVVTEYLDKSGLTTYLDQLGFQTVGYGCTTCIGNSGPLAEELEEAIAANDLLVTSVLSGNRNFEGRIHPLVKANYLASPPLVVAYALAGTVDIDLKNDEIGKDVNGNAVYFNDIWPSAKEIEDVVQSVVTSELFKKEYAQVFNSNERWNEIQTSNEALYTWDNDSTYIQNPPFFEGLSKEPGEVETLSGLRIVGKFGDSVTTDHISPAGSIGKHTPAGRYLLENGVQPVDFNSYGSRRGNHEVMMRGTFANIRIKNQIAPGTEGGYTTYWPTGEVTSIYDAAMKYKEDGTGLLVVAGKDYGMGSSRDWAAKGTNLLGIKAVIAESFERIHRSNLVLMGVLPLQFKDGESAETLGLVGNESFEIQIDKTVRPRDLIKVVAIDSEGKEKQFEVVARFDSEVEIDYYRHGGILQMVLREKIEESKVSN, from the coding sequence ATGGTCAAACATAATCCATTTCAATCACGTGCAACTTTTGAACTAGATGGAAAGACGTATCATTATTATCAATTGAAAGCGCTTGAAAATGCAGGGGTTGGCAACGTATCTCAATTACCATATTCCGTTAAAGTTTTACTTGAATCTGTACTTCGTCAAGTAGACGGACGCGTAATTACAGAAGAACATGTTACAAATTTAGCGAAATGGGGAACGAAAGATGTTCAAGATATCGATGTTCCGTTTAAACCATCTCGTGTAATCTTACAAGACTTCACAGGTGTTCCAGCTGTTGTAGATTTGGCTTCGCTTCGTAAAGCAATGGCAGATATGGGCGGGGATCCTGATAAAATTAATCCAGAAATTACTGTAGACCTTGTAATTGACCACTCTGTACAGGTTGATAGAGCGGGTACAGCAGACTCACTTGCATTCAACATGGACTTAGAGTTTAAACGTAATGAAGAACGTTATAAATTTTTAAGCTGGGCACAGAAATCATTTGATAACTACCGTGCAGTTCCACCAGCAACAGGTATTGTACACCAAGTAAACCTTGAATATTTAGCACCGGTTGTTCATGCGGTGAAAAATGCTGAAGGTGACTTAGTTGCATACCCAGATTCATTAGTTGGAACAGACTCACATACAACAATGATTAATGGTATCGGTGTTCTTGGATGGGGCGTTGGTGGTATTGAAGCAGAAGCAGGAATGCTTGGACAGCCTTCATATTTCCCAGTGCCTGAAGTAATCGGTGTGAAATTAACTGGTACACTTCCAAGTGGTACAACAGCAACTGATGTTGCATTAAAAGTAACACAAGTGTTACGTCAAAAAGGTGTAGTTGGTAAATTTGTTGAGTTCTTCGGTAGTGGACTAAAGAGCATGCCTTTAGCTGACCGTGCAACAATTTCAAATATGGCACCAGAATACGGTGCAACTTGTGGATTCTTCCCAATCGACGACATTTCATTAGAATACTTACGTTTAACAGGTAGAGATGAAGAGCAAATTCGCGTTGTTGAAGAATATTGTAAAGCAAATGGTTTATTCTATACAGCAGATAGTAAAGATCCAATCTATACTGATCTAGTTGAAATTGATTTAAATACAATCGAATCTAACCTTTCTGGACCGAAACGTCCGCAAGATTTAATCCCGCTTTCAAATATGAAAGAGGAGTTCCATAAAGCTGTTGTAGCACCAGTTGGAACACAAGGACTTGGATTCAATGAGCAAGAGTTTGATAAAGAAGTGAAAGTTACATTAAAAGATCAAGAAGTAACGATGAAAACAGGTGGAATTGCAATCGCTGCGATTACAAGTTGTACAAATACGTCAAATCCATACGTATTAATTGGAGCGGGATTAGTTGCGAAGAAAGCAATTGAAAAAGGACTTAAAGTACCTGGTTACGTAAAAACATCATTAGCACCAGGATCTAAAGTTGTTACAGAGTACTTAGATAAGTCTGGTTTAACAACGTATTTAGATCAATTAGGTTTCCAAACAGTTGGTTACGGCTGTACGACTTGTATCGGTAACTCTGGTCCATTAGCAGAGGAATTAGAAGAAGCAATCGCAGCAAATGATTTATTAGTAACATCTGTTTTATCCGGTAACCGTAACTTTGAAGGTCGTATTCACCCACTTGTAAAAGCAAACTACTTAGCATCACCACCACTTGTTGTGGCATATGCACTTGCAGGTACTGTTGATATTGACCTGAAAAATGATGAAATCGGTAAAGATGTAAATGGTAATGCTGTTTACTTTAATGATATTTGGCCATCAGCTAAAGAAATTGAAGATGTAGTTCAAAGTGTTGTTACATCTGAATTGTTCAAAAAAGAATATGCACAAGTATTTAACAGCAATGAGCGCTGGAATGAAATCCAAACTTCAAATGAAGCTTTATATACTTGGGATAATGATTCAACATACATTCAAAACCCACCGTTCTTCGAAGGATTATCTAAAGAGCCAGGTGAAGTTGAAACATTATCAGGTTTACGCATAGTTGGTAAATTTGGTGATTCTGTAACGACAGATCACATTTCACCAGCAGGTTCAATTGGTAAGCACACGCCAGCTGGACGTTATTTACTAGAAAACGGCGTACAACCAGTTGACTTTAACTCTTACGGTTCTCGTCGTGGTAACCATGAAGTTATGATGCGTGGTACATTCGCGAATATCCGTATTAAAAACCAAATCGCACCAGGAACAGAAGGCGGATATACAACATATTGGCCAACTGGTGAAGTAACATCTATCTATGATGCTGCTATGAAGTATAAAGAAGATGGCACAGGCCTTCTAGTTGTTGCTGGTAAAGACTACGGTATGGGAAGTTCTCGTGACTGGGCTGCGAAAGGTACAAACTTATTAGGTATTAAAGCAGTAATCGCAGAAAGCTTCGAGCGTATTCACCGCAGTAACTTAGTGTTAATGGGTGTATTACCACTACAATTTAAAGATGGCGAAAGCGCTGAAACGTTAGGTCTTGTTGGTAACGAGTCATTTGAAATTCAAATTGACAAAACAGTTAGACCACGCGATCTTATAAAAGTAGTTGCAATCGATTCAGAAGGAAAAGAGAAGCAATTTGAAGTAGTAGCTCGTTTCGATAGTGAAGTTGAAATTGACTACTACCGTCACGGTGGTATCTTGCAAATGGTTCTTCGTGAGAAAATCGAAGAGTCTAAAGTGTCAAACTAA
- the sspN gene encoding acid-soluble spore protein SspN, with the protein MGNPKKNSKDFAPNQIGTQSKKAGGNKGKQMQDQTGKQPIVDNG; encoded by the coding sequence ATGGGTAATCCGAAAAAGAATTCAAAAGACTTTGCACCAAATCAAATTGGAACACAATCGAAAAAAGCTGGTGGCAATAAAGGAAAGCAAATGCAAGACCAAACTGGTAAGCAACCGATTGTTGATAACGGTTAA
- the sspO gene encoding acid-soluble spore protein SspO: protein MGKRKANHIISGMNAASAQGQGAGYNEEFANEPLTPAERQNNKKRKKNQ from the coding sequence ATGGGTAAACGAAAAGCCAATCATATTATTTCAGGAATGAATGCTGCATCCGCACAAGGACAAGGAGCTGGTTATAACGAAGAGTTCGCAAATGAACCTTTAACTCCAGCAGAGCGACAAAATAATAAGAAACGCAAAAAGAACCAGTAA
- a CDS encoding small acid-soluble spore protein P yields the protein MGKNNRESKEKKGQPEPLSGSHKVKNRNHSRQKNHAHHDM from the coding sequence ATGGGAAAAAACAATCGTGAATCTAAAGAAAAAAAAGGACAACCTGAACCATTAAGCGGATCTCATAAAGTAAAAAATCGTAATCATTCTCGTCAAAAAAATCATGCTCATCATGATATGTAA
- a CDS encoding redoxin domain-containing protein, with the protein MWRKLTIIVVLLCLAGYAAYDQFGKKDQVVQEKPAKSEIAMKEIIARNGIEIGKNAPDFELTKLDGTNVKLSDLKGKKVILNFWATWCGPCQQEMPDMESFYKEHKENVEILAINYTPSEKGGGEEKVSNFAKEKGITFPILLDKNIDVTTAYKVITIPTSYFIDTKGVIQDKFIGPMTQKEMEKRIAKLK; encoded by the coding sequence ATGTGGCGGAAGCTTACGATTATTGTAGTGTTACTTTGTTTAGCGGGATATGCGGCTTATGATCAGTTTGGTAAAAAGGATCAAGTAGTACAAGAAAAGCCGGCAAAGAGCGAAATTGCTATGAAAGAGATTATCGCAAGAAACGGTATTGAAATAGGAAAGAATGCACCAGATTTTGAATTAACTAAGTTAGATGGAACGAATGTAAAGTTATCAGATTTAAAAGGAAAGAAAGTGATTTTAAACTTTTGGGCAACGTGGTGTGGACCTTGTCAACAAGAAATGCCTGATATGGAGTCCTTTTATAAGGAGCATAAGGAAAATGTAGAAATTTTAGCAATAAATTATACTCCTTCAGAAAAAGGTGGGGGAGAAGAAAAGGTAAGCAACTTTGCGAAGGAAAAAGGAATTACTTTTCCTATTTTGTTGGACAAGAACATTGATGTAACAACAGCGTATAAAGTAATTACGATTCCAACCTCGTATTTTATAGATACAAAAGGTGTCATTCAAGATAAGTTTATTGGACCAATGACACAAAAAGAGATGGAAAAACGGATAGCGAAATTGAAATAA
- a CDS encoding HesB/YadR/YfhF family protein, whose amino-acid sequence MNLSVTKEAAQWYKNELNLQSGETLRLFVQYGGCSTVQKGLSLGIRKDDPAHPAVQTQEEGINFFIEGDDEWFFDGHNLSVTLNDGDDFPQFNYEK is encoded by the coding sequence ATGAATCTTTCCGTAACAAAAGAAGCAGCACAATGGTATAAAAACGAATTAAACTTACAATCGGGTGAAACACTACGCCTTTTCGTACAATACGGCGGTTGCAGTACTGTGCAAAAAGGACTTTCTTTAGGTATTCGTAAAGATGACCCTGCACATCCTGCTGTTCAAACTCAAGAAGAAGGTATTAACTTCTTTATTGAAGGCGATGATGAGTGGTTCTTCGATGGACATAATTTATCTGTTACACTTAACGACGGTGATGATTTCCCTCAATTTAATTATGAAAAATAA
- a CDS encoding ABC transporter ATP-binding protein yields MNEYRRIFLPLLQEKLLLISAICSGIVAAILNLSRPILMGLIVDNLIQRELKDAYMYIALFAGSRFMMWTNTLVFDYISAKASQRILQKKRIDLLRHFFSLPLEESEKIKQGELETLVVSDIPNWVRLYGSILIEYIHALAQFIGAFIALQHIDIQFIWWVTPFLFLSAIVPILMGKKVRNIASVAQKNHSSVVEMMSQFVKGIQDLRSLQKESWAIGLFKGVTVTAYKTEVKKTMLQHCIGIVGTVIETGAYIVVLIIGAQKIIKGDMEVGSLVAVLATIEMLFFPVRYASDLLMMTQVAIASANRVFCFLDIQAEYKNVERAMGMRLTNVSFQENGEERCRIKNIHLQINPGKLVIIVGESGAGKTTLLKLITGLYKPSNGSIAYYGNKARMTTIWQEPRFFRTTVKENMCFGEEGLEKKLEKNIELVNAKSIIRSLPEGIQTVLHKSGEEFSGGERKRLALLRAIVSNPNLIVLDEPTAGLDPSNQEVVWNMLKGLGGNVTRIVTTHDVERAMIADRVVVMKNGIVVECGDPRELLTCKSLFKGMLIKR; encoded by the coding sequence ATGAATGAGTATAGAAGAATATTTTTGCCGTTACTACAAGAAAAGCTATTGCTGATTAGTGCGATTTGTAGCGGAATAGTAGCTGCCATTTTAAATTTATCTAGACCAATTTTAATGGGATTAATTGTTGATAATCTTATTCAGCGAGAGTTAAAAGATGCATATATGTACATTGCATTGTTTGCGGGGAGTAGATTTATGATGTGGACGAATACACTTGTGTTTGATTATATAAGTGCAAAAGCGAGTCAACGTATATTACAAAAGAAGCGTATAGACTTATTACGTCACTTTTTTTCATTACCACTTGAAGAAAGCGAGAAGATAAAACAAGGAGAGTTAGAAACATTAGTCGTTTCTGATATTCCGAATTGGGTAAGGTTATATGGATCTATATTAATCGAATATATTCATGCACTTGCGCAATTTATTGGTGCGTTCATAGCGCTACAACATATAGATATACAGTTCATATGGTGGGTAACTCCGTTTTTATTTTTAAGTGCAATTGTTCCGATACTTATGGGGAAAAAGGTAAGAAATATTGCGAGTGTTGCTCAAAAAAATCATTCAAGTGTTGTAGAGATGATGTCACAGTTTGTAAAAGGTATACAAGATTTGCGTAGTTTACAAAAAGAGAGCTGGGCAATTGGCTTATTTAAAGGAGTTACAGTAACAGCTTATAAAACAGAAGTAAAGAAGACGATGTTGCAACATTGTATTGGGATAGTTGGAACGGTAATAGAAACAGGAGCATATATAGTTGTTCTTATTATAGGAGCACAAAAAATAATAAAAGGGGACATGGAAGTGGGGTCGCTTGTAGCGGTATTAGCTACAATTGAGATGCTTTTTTTCCCCGTTCGTTATGCAAGTGATTTATTGATGATGACACAAGTTGCTATTGCTTCGGCAAATCGAGTTTTTTGCTTTTTAGATATACAGGCTGAATACAAAAATGTAGAAAGAGCGATGGGAATGAGATTAACAAATGTTTCATTTCAAGAGAATGGTGAAGAGAGATGTAGAATTAAAAATATTCATTTGCAAATTAATCCTGGCAAACTCGTTATCATTGTGGGGGAAAGTGGTGCAGGTAAAACGACGCTTTTAAAATTAATTACGGGTTTATATAAACCATCTAATGGTAGCATTGCTTATTACGGTAATAAAGCTCGTATGACTACTATATGGCAGGAACCTCGTTTTTTTCGAACGACAGTAAAAGAGAATATGTGTTTCGGGGAAGAGGGCTTAGAAAAGAAGTTAGAAAAAAATATTGAACTTGTAAATGCGAAATCGATTATTAGGAGTTTACCTGAAGGTATTCAGACTGTACTACATAAAAGTGGAGAAGAGTTTTCGGGAGGAGAGAGAAAACGTCTTGCGTTATTGCGAGCGATTGTATCAAATCCGAATCTCATTGTTTTAGATGAACCGACTGCGGGATTAGATCCGAGTAATCAAGAAGTGGTTTGGAATATGCTGAAAGGGTTAGGAGGGAATGTAACGAGAATTGTGACGACACATGATGTCGAGAGGGCGATGATAGCAGATCGAGTTGTGGTCATGAAGAATGGAATTGTTGTGGAGTGCGGGGATCCTAGAGAATTATTAACGTGTAAGTCATTGTTTAAAGGGATGCTAATAAAAAGATAA
- the tlp gene encoding small acid-soluble spore protein Tlp: MPNPDNRNDNAEKLQEMVQNTIDNFNEAKETAELSNEKDRAAIEAKNQRRLESIDSLKSEIKDES; the protein is encoded by the coding sequence ATGCCGAATCCAGATAATCGAAATGACAACGCTGAAAAATTACAAGAAATGGTACAAAATACGATTGATAATTTTAATGAAGCAAAAGAAACAGCGGAACTTTCTAATGAAAAAGATCGTGCTGCCATTGAAGCGAAAAATCAAAGACGTTTAGAAAGTATTGATTCATTAAAAAGTGAAATAAAAGATGAATCTTAA
- a CDS encoding 3'-5' exonuclease, translated as MGNISLPLDYVVIDFETTGFNPYNDKIIQVAAVKYRNHELVDQFVSYVNPERPIPDRITSLTGITNYRVSDAPTIEEVLPLFLAFLHTNVIVAHNASFDMRFLKSNVNMLGLPEPKNKVIDTVFLAKKYMKHAPNHKLETLKRMLGIRLSSHNAFDDCITCAAVYQRCASIEEEGKRKVQKEVLDEAVAYEAVKELLMRNKRDIEWIRCMNVGSYLDIKAFYPIIRMKVNGRKKYVLTEKMEDDVRGICTSLTCEAALKSEIGNTRIMIDSVEDILKLESYILEEYDSVLRALHEYRVNEEDADEEIKKYLNIMM; from the coding sequence GTGGGGAATATATCCTTACCGTTAGATTATGTTGTAATTGATTTTGAAACAACAGGATTTAACCCTTATAATGATAAAATTATTCAAGTCGCAGCAGTGAAATATCGTAATCATGAACTAGTAGATCAGTTTGTTTCCTATGTGAATCCGGAGCGTCCAATTCCGGACCGAATAACGAGTTTAACAGGTATTACAAATTATCGTGTTTCAGATGCACCGACGATTGAAGAAGTATTACCTTTATTTTTAGCATTTTTACATACAAATGTAATTGTCGCCCATAATGCTTCTTTTGATATGCGTTTTTTGAAAAGTAATGTAAATATGCTTGGGCTACCAGAGCCTAAAAATAAAGTGATTGACACTGTGTTTTTAGCAAAAAAATATATGAAGCACGCGCCTAATCATAAACTTGAAACGTTAAAGCGAATGCTTGGAATTCGTTTAAGTTCTCATAATGCATTTGATGATTGTATTACGTGTGCGGCAGTTTATCAAAGATGTGCATCTATTGAAGAAGAAGGAAAAAGAAAAGTGCAGAAAGAAGTGCTTGATGAAGCGGTAGCATACGAAGCAGTAAAAGAACTTCTTATGCGAAATAAACGTGATATCGAATGGATTCGCTGTATGAATGTCGGGAGCTATTTAGATATAAAGGCTTTTTACCCAATTATTAGGATGAAGGTAAACGGGCGAAAGAAATATGTGTTAACAGAAAAAATGGAAGACGATGTAAGAGGGATTTGTACGAGCTTAACATGTGAGGCAGCATTGAAAAGTGAGATTGGCAACACGAGAATCATGATTGACAGTGTAGAGGACATTTTGAAGCTAGAGAGCTACATTTTAGAAGAATACGATTCTGTATTGCGAGCACTGCATGAATATAGAGTGAATGAAGAAGATGCTGATGAAGAAATTAAAAAATATTTAAATATAATGATGTGA
- a CDS encoding glycosyl hydrolase family 18 protein, which produces MIQIVTVRSGDSVYGLASKYGSTPGEIVKDNGLNPAETLVVGQALIVNTKGNNYYVQPGDSLYRISQTYNVPLASLAKVNNLSLKSILHVGQQLYIPKGTKRAVESIAYLQPSTIPIKESLVNATRAINPFLTYLAYFSFEAKRDGTLKEPTETAKIANIATQGKTIPMLVITNIENGNFSADLTSVILRDATIQNKFITNILQTAEKYGMRDIHFDFESVAPEDREAYNRFLRNVKTRLPSGYTLSTTLVPKTSSNQKGKFFEAHDYKAQGQIVDFVVIMTYDWGWQGGPPMAISPIGPVKEVLQYAKSQMPPQKIMMGQNLYGFDWKLPFKQGNPPAKAISSVAAVALARKYNVPIRYDFTAQAPHFNYFDENGVQHEVWFEDSRSVQSKFNLMKEQGIGGISYWKIGLPFPQNWRLLVENFTITKKG; this is translated from the coding sequence ATGATCCAAATTGTAACTGTTCGTAGCGGTGATAGTGTTTATGGTTTAGCATCAAAGTACGGATCTACACCTGGAGAAATTGTAAAAGACAATGGACTAAATCCAGCTGAAACACTCGTTGTTGGTCAGGCACTTATCGTTAATACGAAAGGCAATAACTATTATGTACAGCCTGGTGACAGCCTTTATCGAATTTCTCAAACGTATAACGTTCCTCTCGCTAGTTTAGCTAAAGTTAATAACCTTTCATTAAAATCTATTCTCCATGTCGGACAACAATTATATATACCAAAAGGTACAAAACGAGCAGTAGAATCCATCGCTTATTTACAACCTTCAACAATACCGATAAAAGAAAGTTTAGTAAATGCTACACGTGCTATTAATCCATTTTTAACATATTTAGCCTACTTCAGCTTTGAAGCAAAAAGAGACGGCACTTTAAAAGAACCAACAGAAACAGCGAAAATCGCTAATATTGCAACGCAAGGTAAAACCATCCCTATGCTCGTTATTACAAATATCGAAAATGGAAATTTCAGTGCCGATCTGACTTCGGTTATTTTACGCGATGCAACAATTCAAAACAAGTTCATTACTAACATTTTGCAAACAGCTGAAAAATATGGTATGAGAGACATTCATTTCGATTTCGAGAGTGTGGCACCTGAAGATCGCGAAGCGTATAATCGTTTTTTACGAAATGTGAAAACACGCTTACCTAGCGGGTACACATTAAGTACAACGCTTGTACCGAAAACAAGTTCCAATCAAAAAGGGAAATTTTTTGAGGCTCACGATTATAAAGCACAAGGACAAATTGTTGACTTCGTCGTCATTATGACATACGACTGGGGTTGGCAAGGTGGACCACCGATGGCGATTTCTCCTATCGGGCCTGTGAAAGAAGTACTTCAATATGCAAAATCTCAAATGCCACCACAAAAAATTATGATGGGGCAAAATTTATATGGTTTCGATTGGAAACTTCCGTTCAAACAAGGAAATCCACCTGCAAAAGCAATCAGCTCTGTTGCAGCTGTTGCACTAGCTCGTAAATACAATGTTCCTATCCGCTATGATTTCACGGCTCAAGCTCCTCATTTCAATTACTTTGACGAAAACGGCGTACAACACGAAGTTTGGTTTGAAGATTCACGGTCCGTTCAAAGTAAATTTAATTTAATGAAAGAACAAGGTATAGGCGGCATTAGCTATTGGAAGATTGGTCTACCATTTCCACAAAATTGGCGTTTACTCGTTGAAAATTTTACAATTACAAAAAAGGGCTGA
- the pdaB gene encoding polysaccharide deacetylase family sporulation protein PdaB — MQKQKIILLIFSLICAVHIFQVDKVEAKMLLRKELEPTGYVTWEVPNNEKVIAITFDDGPDPTYTPQILDLLHQYKAEATFFMIGFRVQRNPYLVKQVLKEGHEIGNHTMNHLYASNSSDEKLEHDILNGKKYFKKWAKEPLLFRPPGGYINDAVFTTAKKAGYQIVLWSWHQDPRDWANPGTESIVNHVVKNAKSGDIVLLHDGGSDRSQTVAALAKILPELKKQGYRFVTVSELLRYKH; from the coding sequence ATGCAGAAACAAAAAATTATTCTACTAATTTTTTCTTTAATTTGTGCAGTACATATATTTCAAGTGGATAAAGTGGAAGCGAAAATGTTGCTCAGAAAAGAGCTAGAACCAACTGGCTATGTAACGTGGGAAGTGCCAAATAATGAAAAGGTTATTGCAATTACATTTGATGATGGACCAGATCCAACATATACGCCGCAAATTCTAGATTTATTACATCAATATAAGGCAGAAGCGACTTTCTTTATGATTGGATTTCGAGTTCAGCGTAATCCATATTTAGTAAAGCAAGTGTTGAAAGAAGGGCATGAAATCGGAAATCATACGATGAATCATTTGTATGCGAGTAATTCATCAGATGAAAAATTAGAACATGATATTTTAAATGGAAAGAAATATTTTAAAAAATGGGCGAAAGAACCTTTATTGTTCCGTCCCCCAGGTGGATATATTAATGATGCTGTATTTACTACGGCAAAAAAAGCTGGGTATCAAATTGTTCTATGGTCATGGCATCAAGACCCTCGTGATTGGGCAAATCCAGGTACAGAATCCATTGTAAATCATGTTGTGAAAAATGCTAAAAGTGGAGATATTGTACTGTTGCACGATGGAGGCAGTGATCGTAGTCAAACAGTTGCGGCATTAGCAAAAATTTTACCTGAGCTTAAAAAGCAGGGGTATCGATTTGTAACAGTTTCGGAGTTGTTACGTTATAAACATTAG
- a CDS encoding thioesterase family protein gives MFVAEYEVEIRYAETDQMGVVYHSNYLVWLELGRTKLIQELGFSYVEMEKEGIISPVLDLQISYRKAMRYGEKAIVKTWIDTVSPLRVVYGYEIYNGDGELCITASTTNICAKKEGFRPVSFKKLYPEWYAKYEEIKKK, from the coding sequence ATGTTTGTAGCAGAATATGAAGTTGAAATCCGCTATGCGGAAACAGACCAGATGGGTGTTGTTTACCATTCAAACTATTTAGTGTGGCTGGAACTTGGGCGCACTAAACTTATACAAGAATTAGGATTTTCATATGTTGAAATGGAGAAAGAGGGAATTATTTCTCCTGTATTAGACTTGCAAATTTCATATCGTAAAGCGATGCGTTACGGAGAAAAAGCAATTGTGAAAACGTGGATTGATACTGTGAGCCCGCTTCGTGTTGTATATGGTTATGAAATATATAACGGTGATGGTGAGCTTTGCATTACTGCAAGTACAACGAATATTTGTGCGAAAAAAGAAGGGTTCCGCCCTGTATCATTTAAAAAATTATATCCTGAGTGGTATGCGAAATATGAGGAAATTAAAAAGAAATAA
- a CDS encoding FbpB family small basic protein, whose translation MRRSRRRSFEELVNENKQQLLSDRDAMDRIEERIEKRYEMKLFKQAE comes from the coding sequence ATGAGAAGAAGTCGCCGTAGATCGTTTGAAGAACTTGTAAATGAAAATAAACAACAATTATTAAGTGATCGTGATGCAATGGATCGAATTGAAGAACGTATTGAAAAACGTTATGAAATGAAACTTTTTAAGCAGGCTGAATAA